The following coding sequences lie in one Miscanthus floridulus cultivar M001 chromosome 9, ASM1932011v1, whole genome shotgun sequence genomic window:
- the LOC136480118 gene encoding uncharacterized protein yields MAIPNYTYLKLQMLGPNGVITVESMYEHAYDYDIECIEYAEALMEAEALLVNLDQLGSEAPDSKHRAGTFEPAEAVKLILVDPTCSSDRALRISATLDSK; encoded by the coding sequence atggcgatccccaactacacctacctcaagctccaGATGCTGGGTCCCAATggtgtcatcactgtcgagtctatgtacgagcatgcatacgactatgacatcgaatgcatcgagtacgccgaggccctcATGGAGGCCGAGGCCCTCCTCGTCAACCTCGACCAGCTCGGCAGTGAGGCACCCGACTCCAAGCACCGAGCCGGGACCTTCGAGCCAgcagaggccgtcaagctcatcctggttgaccccacctgctccagcgaccgagcactgaggatcagcgccaccctcgacagcaaatag